The Sulfitobacter sp. SK011 genome has a window encoding:
- a CDS encoding Rieske 2Fe-2S domain-containing protein, with product MSVKYVPVQWNRNKYIYDAILIVGIMAFLWIFVNLTPGILDHERAITGQIHNARAFGACAFFMMTAILTIGPLARLDTRFLPLLYNRRHFGVLTVFVAITHAGFILNWYFVGGPMDKYLALLASNTGYGRLLGFPFEAFGIFSLLCLMILAATSHDFWMKFLTPRVWKSLHYLIYPAYASVMAHIAFGVLQDQTNPVFGIIVVICVAVTTLLHLAAAWAERTRLDPVATAAEASWETICALGDIAQNHARVARLSNGERVAVFRNHDTLSAISNACAHQNGPLGEGKIINCLVTCPWHGFQYDVTNGRSPAPFTEKVPTYRVRVVNGQVQVDPDANPPGTFVEPYALSGDTT from the coding sequence GTGAGCGTCAAATACGTCCCCGTTCAATGGAACCGGAACAAATACATCTATGATGCGATCCTGATTGTCGGGATCATGGCGTTCCTGTGGATCTTTGTGAACCTGACCCCCGGTATTCTGGACCATGAGCGCGCCATCACGGGACAGATTCACAACGCCCGCGCCTTTGGGGCCTGTGCGTTTTTCATGATGACAGCGATCCTGACGATCGGGCCACTTGCACGGCTCGACACGCGGTTCTTGCCCCTGCTCTACAACCGCCGCCATTTTGGCGTTCTGACGGTTTTCGTCGCGATCACCCATGCCGGCTTTATCCTCAACTGGTACTTTGTTGGCGGGCCGATGGACAAATATCTGGCCCTTCTGGCATCGAACACCGGATATGGACGACTGCTTGGCTTCCCGTTCGAGGCATTCGGGATCTTTTCCCTGCTCTGCCTGATGATACTGGCGGCGACCAGCCATGATTTCTGGATGAAATTCCTGACCCCACGGGTCTGGAAATCGCTGCATTACCTGATCTATCCGGCCTATGCGTCCGTGATGGCGCATATCGCCTTCGGGGTCCTGCAAGATCAGACCAATCCGGTTTTCGGAATTATCGTGGTGATATGTGTCGCTGTTACGACCCTGCTGCATCTTGCCGCCGCCTGGGCCGAACGCACACGGCTGGACCCGGTGGCAACCGCCGCAGAGGCTTCGTGGGAAACCATCTGTGCATTGGGCGACATCGCCCAAAACCATGCCCGCGTTGCACGTCTTTCGAATGGTGAAAGAGTGGCGGTTTTCCGCAATCACGACACCCTTTCCGCCATTTCGAACGCCTGCGCGCACCAGAATGGCCCGCTGGGCGAAGGCAAGATCATCAATTGCCTTGTGACCTGCCCATGGCACGGGTTTCAATACGATGTCACCAACGGCAGGTCGCCCGCCCCTTTTACTGAAAAAGTACCAACCTACCGGGTGCGCGTGGTCAACGGGCAGGTGCAGGTTGATCCCGACGCCAACCCGCCCGGCACCTTTGTCGAACCCTATGCGCTGTCGGGAGACACGACATGA
- a CDS encoding AEC family transporter: MQTLLDVILPVFLVIGFGYVAVWRGLFPITGIDGVMKFTQNFAIPCLLFQAIARLDLSASFDPRLMFSFYTGAALCFALGIFGARLLFKRDWEDCVAIGFCCLFSNSILLGLPITERAYGPDAMAGNFAIVAFHAPFCYGLGITVMEFVRNRGQTGLSLVRNVSRAMFRNALVIGILLGFAVNLTGLPIPGVVDDALSLIVRAALPAALFALGGVLIQYKPEGDIKAIAMVCIIALLVHPALVWTFGTTLDLPQDAFRSGVLTAAMAPGFNAYIFANMYGRARRVAATSVLIATASSILTVWFWLIVLA, from the coding sequence TTGCAAACGCTCCTTGATGTCATCCTGCCGGTCTTTTTGGTCATTGGCTTTGGCTATGTCGCGGTCTGGCGGGGTCTGTTCCCGATAACGGGCATCGACGGGGTGATGAAGTTCACCCAGAATTTCGCCATCCCCTGCCTGCTGTTTCAAGCCATCGCCCGGCTGGATCTGTCTGCGTCATTCGATCCGCGCCTGATGTTTAGTTTCTACACAGGTGCCGCTTTGTGTTTCGCGCTTGGTATCTTTGGCGCACGGCTGCTTTTTAAGCGCGATTGGGAAGACTGCGTGGCCATCGGTTTTTGCTGTCTCTTTTCCAACTCGATCCTGTTGGGTCTGCCGATCACTGAACGCGCCTATGGGCCGGATGCGATGGCGGGCAACTTTGCCATCGTCGCGTTTCACGCGCCGTTTTGCTATGGTCTGGGCATTACGGTGATGGAATTTGTGCGCAACCGGGGCCAAACCGGCCTGTCGCTGGTGCGCAATGTCAGCCGCGCGATGTTTCGCAATGCGCTGGTGATCGGCATCCTGCTGGGCTTTGCCGTCAATCTGACAGGCCTGCCCATTCCCGGTGTTGTTGATGATGCGCTGTCGCTGATCGTGCGGGCCGCCTTGCCTGCGGCACTTTTTGCGCTTGGTGGCGTGCTGATCCAGTACAAGCCTGAGGGCGATATTAAAGCCATTGCGATGGTCTGCATCATCGCGCTGTTGGTGCATCCGGCACTTGTCTGGACCTTTGGCACCACCCTTGATCTGCCCCAGGATGCGTTTCGGTCCGGGGTGCTGACGGCGGCAATGGCACCGGGGTTCAACGCCTATATTTTTGCCAATATGTATGGCCGCGCGCGCCGGGTGGCGGCAACATCGGTGCTGATCGCGACGGCCAGTTCAATCCTGACCGTCTGGTTCTGGTTGATCGTGCTGGCCTAG
- a CDS encoding MBL fold metallo-hydrolase, whose protein sequence is MAEMRVTILGCGSSGGVPRLGGHWGACDPTEPKNRRGRCSLLVERVTPEGTTTVLIDTSPDMRNQLLDAGVGRLDAVIYTHAHADHVHGLDDLRMIVINMRARLPVWADAPTRAALFARFGYAFVTPKGSMYPPILDMNDITGDVSIDGPGGTLTFTPFLVKHGGMDALGFRMNDVAYLPDVASIPDDVWPHLDNLTCWIVDALRRDPHPTHSHLAQTLEWIEKVAPRKAVLTNMHNDLDYATLVAETPDHIEPAYDGMTLTFPLPVTFQSAG, encoded by the coding sequence ATGGCAGAGATGCGTGTCACCATATTGGGCTGCGGGTCTTCGGGTGGGGTGCCGCGGCTGGGCGGTCATTGGGGGGCTTGCGACCCGACCGAGCCCAAAAACCGCCGTGGTCGCTGTTCGCTGCTGGTTGAGCGGGTCACGCCGGAAGGCACCACCACCGTGTTGATTGACACTTCGCCCGACATGCGCAACCAACTGCTTGATGCAGGTGTTGGGCGGCTTGATGCGGTGATCTATACCCACGCGCATGCGGACCATGTGCATGGGCTGGATGATCTGCGGATGATTGTCATCAATATGCGCGCGCGCCTGCCGGTCTGGGCCGACGCCCCAACCCGCGCCGCCCTTTTTGCGCGGTTCGGCTATGCTTTTGTGACCCCAAAAGGGTCAATGTACCCGCCCATTCTGGACATGAATGACATCACCGGGGATGTGTCGATTGACGGACCCGGCGGCACCCTCACCTTTACCCCGTTCTTGGTGAAACATGGGGGCATGGACGCGCTGGGATTTCGGATGAACGACGTCGCGTATCTGCCTGATGTGGCGTCTATTCCGGATGATGTCTGGCCGCATCTCGACAATCTGACCTGTTGGATTGTGGACGCCCTGCGCCGGGATCCGCATCCGACCCACAGCCATTTGGCCCAGACACTTGAGTGGATCGAAAAGGTGGCACCCCGCAAGGCGGTGCTGACCAACATGCACAATGATCTGGACTATGCGACCCTTGTCGCTGAGACACCCGACCATATCGAACCCGCTTATGACGGGATGACGCTGACTTTCCCGCTTCCCGTGACGTTTCAATCGGCCGGATAA
- a CDS encoding TatD family hydrolase, which translates to MTNPPQITDSHCHLDFPDFEGQLPDIIDRAAAVGVTRMVTICTKLKNEPAVRAIAEAHAPVFYAAGTHPMSAASEPLARTDELIALARHPKMVGIGETGLDYYYTAESADVQQHSLRIHIDAARQTALPLIIHARAADDDMARILTEEHANGAFACVMHCFSSSSALAQTALDLGFYLSMSGITAFPKSGDLRDIFAAAPLDRILVETDAPYLAPPPHRGKRNEPGYTAHTARKAAETFGMDYADFAAQTQENFDRLFTKVAHYRAAA; encoded by the coding sequence ATGACCAACCCACCACAGATCACAGACAGCCATTGCCACCTCGATTTCCCCGATTTCGAAGGTCAGTTGCCCGACATCATCGACCGCGCCGCCGCCGTCGGTGTGACCCGCATGGTCACGATCTGCACAAAGCTCAAGAACGAACCCGCTGTCCGCGCCATTGCAGAGGCGCACGCGCCGGTTTTCTATGCTGCAGGCACCCATCCGATGTCCGCCGCGTCAGAGCCACTGGCCCGCACCGATGAATTGATCGCGCTTGCCCGCCATCCAAAAATGGTCGGGATTGGCGAGACCGGACTTGATTATTACTACACCGCCGAATCTGCTGATGTTCAGCAACACTCCCTGCGCATCCACATTGATGCTGCCCGGCAGACGGCGCTGCCGCTGATCATCCATGCCCGCGCGGCGGACGATGACATGGCGCGCATCCTGACCGAGGAACATGCAAACGGCGCGTTTGCCTGCGTGATGCATTGTTTTTCCTCCTCCTCTGCATTGGCACAGACCGCCCTTGATCTTGGGTTCTACCTGTCGATGTCCGGCATTACGGCATTTCCGAAATCCGGCGACTTGCGTGACATCTTTGCCGCCGCACCGCTTGATCGGATACTGGTTGAAACCGATGCGCCCTACCTTGCGCCACCCCCGCACCGGGGCAAACGGAATGAGCCCGGTTACACGGCACATACCGCGCGCAAGGCGGCCGAGACATTTGGCATGGACTACGCCGATTTTGCGGCCCAAACGCAGGAAAACTTTGATCGCCTGTTTACCAAGGTCGCGCACTACAGGGCCGCAGCCTGA
- a CDS encoding DNA polymerase III subunit delta', giving the protein MSDDAPQPDRVDGALHPRETERLIGQEAAEAAFLAAFNAGKLHHAWMLTGPRGVGKATLAWRIARFLLATPDPDEGGMFAAPTPGTLDIAPDHPVARRIASGGEGGLKAVTRSINPDTKRMRKQIVVDDIRALNGFFQMSAADGGRRVVIIDDADEMNVNAANALLKMLEEPPARATLLLLSHQPSGLLPTIRSRCRVLRMGTLDADQMADALAASGVAIEGDPGALAELSGGSVGGALRLLLMGGLKIYAELVALMASLPRMDRARAIKLAEAAAQRGAEEKLALLFTLIDLLLARLARTGATGTPPAVEAAPGEAQLLHRLSPTPAQGRAWAEVAQEISARAQHGMAVNLDPAALVLDTLFKMGDTAPR; this is encoded by the coding sequence ATGAGCGATGATGCCCCCCAACCTGACCGCGTCGACGGTGCCCTGCACCCGCGCGAAACCGAGCGCCTGATTGGGCAGGAGGCGGCCGAGGCTGCGTTTCTGGCGGCGTTCAATGCGGGCAAGCTGCATCATGCATGGATGCTAACCGGGCCGCGCGGCGTGGGCAAAGCGACGCTCGCGTGGCGCATTGCACGGTTCCTGCTGGCAACGCCGGACCCCGATGAGGGCGGCATGTTTGCGGCCCCCACACCCGGCACGCTGGACATTGCCCCCGATCACCCGGTTGCCCGGCGTATTGCATCGGGTGGTGAAGGTGGCCTCAAGGCGGTCACGCGCAGCATCAACCCTGACACCAAGCGCATGCGCAAGCAGATCGTGGTGGATGACATTCGGGCGCTGAACGGGTTTTTCCAGATGTCCGCAGCCGATGGTGGTCGCCGCGTGGTGATCATTGATGATGCCGACGAGATGAACGTGAACGCGGCCAATGCGCTCTTGAAGATGCTCGAAGAACCGCCTGCGCGGGCCACGCTTTTGTTGCTCAGCCATCAGCCCTCGGGCCTTTTGCCGACGATCCGGTCGCGCTGCCGGGTTCTGCGCATGGGCACATTGGATGCTGATCAGATGGCCGATGCGCTGGCCGCCTCCGGTGTCGCGATCGAGGGCGATCCGGGCGCGCTGGCGGAGCTTTCCGGCGGATCGGTGGGCGGTGCGTTGCGCCTGTTGCTGATGGGGGGGCTGAAAATCTATGCTGAACTGGTGGCGCTGATGGCGTCCCTGCCCCGCATGGACCGCGCCCGCGCCATCAAGCTGGCCGAAGCCGCCGCCCAGCGCGGTGCTGAGGAAAAGCTGGCGTTGCTCTTTACCCTCATTGATCTGTTGCTGGCGCGGCTTGCGCGCACCGGGGCCACCGGCACACCACCCGCAGTCGAGGCCGCACCGGGCGAAGCGCAATTGTTGCACCGTCTGTCACCAACTCCGGCGCAGGGCCGTGCATGGGCGGAAGTGGCGCAAGAGATATCCGCACGTGCGCAACATGGCATGGCGGTCAACCTTGACCCTGCCGCACTGGTCCTAGATACCCTGTTCAAGATGGGCGACACCGCGCCCCGCTAG
- a CDS encoding extensin family protein codes for MASAAPDCEEAAQAQSQGLVAYELPADLAIISGQEAAAAIPKRDLTISPRPRLRPCRSRQIEIGREKMFERGAVCSDWTIIGENRKPFSGKLRGCGIAEPVRIRAVSDVLLSQLATMDCRTAITLKTWLENTAKPAFADQGGGLKGLRLSGHYACRKQNNRSRGRLSEHAKGRAVDISSFILMDGTVITVRDGWANKETNAVMRELHTGACGLFGTVLGPDADRYHKDHFHFDTARRRSGSYCR; via the coding sequence ATGGCGAGCGCCGCGCCGGATTGCGAAGAAGCTGCGCAGGCGCAATCACAAGGTCTTGTGGCGTATGAACTGCCAGCAGATCTGGCGATAATCTCCGGGCAAGAAGCCGCCGCTGCCATCCCGAAACGAGACTTGACGATCTCTCCAAGACCACGGCTGCGCCCTTGCAGGTCTCGCCAGATCGAAATCGGGCGAGAAAAGATGTTTGAACGCGGCGCTGTGTGTAGCGACTGGACCATTATCGGTGAAAACCGCAAGCCCTTTTCGGGGAAGTTACGGGGATGCGGCATTGCCGAGCCTGTACGCATCAGAGCTGTGTCTGATGTCTTGCTCAGCCAGTTGGCGACGATGGATTGCAGGACGGCCATTACACTGAAGACCTGGCTGGAGAACACGGCAAAACCGGCCTTTGCGGATCAGGGAGGTGGTCTGAAGGGATTGCGTCTGTCCGGCCATTATGCCTGCAGGAAACAGAACAATCGGTCCCGCGGGCGTCTTTCCGAACATGCCAAGGGTCGCGCGGTTGATATCTCGTCCTTCATACTGATGGATGGCACCGTGATTACCGTGCGCGACGGCTGGGCGAACAAAGAGACAAACGCAGTTATGCGTGAGCTGCACACAGGGGCCTGCGGTTTATTCGGCACGGTGCTTGGCCCCGACGCCGACCGCTATCACAAAGATCATTTCCATTTTGATACGGCGCGTCGGCGCAGCGGATCTTATTGCCGTTAG
- the tmk gene encoding dTMP kinase produces MFISFEGIDGSGKSTQAHLLADHLRAQGREVVLTREPGGSPGAEEIRALVLQGDPNRWSAETEILLFTAARRDHLERTIRPALAAGKVVICDRFADSTRMYQGLSRGNLRQTVDTLHDLMIGVEPDLTILIDMNPKKGLSRALSRQTAEERFEGFGEALQAKMRAGFLALAEEFTDRFVVIDGGRSVEDVAADVVQALG; encoded by the coding sequence ATGTTTATCAGTTTTGAAGGCATCGACGGGTCGGGCAAGTCCACCCAGGCGCACCTGTTGGCTGACCATCTGCGTGCCCAGGGGCGTGAGGTCGTGCTGACGCGCGAACCGGGTGGTTCGCCGGGTGCCGAAGAAATCCGTGCGTTGGTCTTGCAAGGCGACCCGAACCGTTGGTCGGCAGAGACCGAAATCCTGCTGTTCACGGCCGCACGCCGCGATCATCTGGAACGCACCATTCGCCCGGCTTTGGCGGCAGGCAAAGTGGTGATCTGCGACCGCTTTGCCGATTCCACACGCATGTATCAGGGATTGTCCCGCGGCAATCTGCGCCAGACGGTGGACACCCTGCATGACCTGATGATCGGGGTTGAACCCGACCTGACGATCCTGATCGACATGAACCCCAAAAAGGGGCTGTCACGTGCGTTGTCACGGCAGACGGCAGAAGAACGGTTTGAGGGATTTGGCGAGGCATTGCAGGCCAAGATGCGCGCCGGTTTTCTGGCGCTGGCCGAAGAATTCACAGATCGGTTTGTGGTCATTGACGGCGGACGGAGTGTTGAGGACGTAGCGGCGGATGTGGTCCAAGCCTTGGGCTGA
- a CDS encoding D-alanyl-D-alanine carboxypeptidase family protein produces the protein MIRHISACLALILFSLPALAFETRATAAYVLDQTTGTVLLAKNADTPLPPASMSKLMTLYMAFEAIERGKEDGGLNLVEELPVSQHAMSYGGSSMFLRSGERVKVEDLLRGIIVLSGNDACAVIAEALSPDGTEYGFARLMTQRAQQLGMTSSTFANSNGWPQAGHLMSVRDLALLANRIITDFPQFYPLFAETEFEFDNRVPSNKSNRNPLLTLGIGADGLKTGHTSEAGYGLVGSAKQGDRRVIFVLSGLDSVAARAQESESIVNWAFRQFSQRSLGKAGTQLAEAPVSMGMAQTVGLELKEELSVLAPVAGGQEMQAEVIYKGPFRAPISKGDELAELVLTREGLSEVRVPLVASEAVGPGGFMVKMTAAARHLLARLNAGPQDAS, from the coding sequence ATGATCCGCCATATTTCTGCCTGTCTGGCGCTGATCCTGTTCAGCCTGCCCGCCCTCGCGTTTGAGACCCGCGCCACTGCGGCTTACGTTCTTGATCAAACAACCGGAACTGTCTTGTTGGCCAAGAATGCCGACACGCCTCTGCCGCCCGCGTCCATGTCAAAACTGATGACGCTTTACATGGCGTTTGAGGCGATCGAACGGGGCAAGGAAGATGGCGGTCTTAATCTGGTTGAGGAATTGCCGGTCTCTCAACACGCCATGTCCTATGGCGGTTCGTCGATGTTCTTAAGGTCCGGAGAGCGCGTCAAGGTCGAGGATCTTTTGCGGGGGATCATCGTATTGTCTGGCAATGATGCCTGTGCCGTGATCGCCGAAGCGCTGTCGCCTGACGGGACCGAATACGGCTTTGCCCGTCTGATGACCCAACGCGCACAGCAACTCGGCATGACCAGTTCGACATTCGCCAATTCAAACGGGTGGCCACAAGCGGGGCACCTGATGTCAGTGCGCGATCTGGCGCTGCTGGCGAACCGCATCATCACTGACTTTCCGCAATTCTATCCGCTGTTCGCTGAGACCGAATTTGAATTCGACAACCGGGTCCCCAGCAACAAGTCAAACCGTAATCCGCTGTTAACGCTGGGTATTGGCGCAGATGGATTAAAGACCGGCCACACAAGCGAGGCGGGTTATGGCCTTGTCGGCTCTGCCAAGCAAGGTGACCGGCGGGTGATCTTTGTCCTGTCCGGCCTCGACAGCGTTGCCGCCCGTGCGCAGGAATCTGAATCCATCGTCAATTGGGCGTTCCGGCAATTCTCGCAGCGGTCACTGGGCAAAGCCGGCACGCAATTGGCCGAGGCCCCGGTGTCGATGGGCATGGCCCAGACGGTCGGTCTGGAACTGAAGGAAGAATTGTCGGTCCTCGCGCCGGTCGCAGGGGGGCAGGAAATGCAGGCCGAGGTGATCTACAAAGGTCCCTTTCGTGCGCCCATTTCCAAGGGCGATGAATTGGCTGAACTGGTTCTGACCCGTGAAGGTCTGTCTGAAGTCCGGGTCCCGCTGGTTGCCTCAGAGGCGGTCGGCCCCGGTGGATTTATGGTCAAGATGACCGCCGCCGCACGCCATCTTTTGGCGCGCCTCAACGCGGGGCCGCAGGACGCGTCGTGA
- a CDS encoding SPOR domain-containing protein, giving the protein MPLPKAGAKSSTAATAKSTTLVERDVEAPDVFSVTDQGLWDGRPSLGGVWVAHPDVTDPERVIIRNEANGKFVIGALFRRERDLPGPKLQISSDAAAALDVLAGAPAPLNVTALRREEADAPAPEDTAVEGTVAGPAEITETALDPIASAGAAIEEADPTPVAAAAEAAQPAAPAPRAPASNLSKPYVQLGIFSVETNAERTAKQMRGAGMVPSVRRSEINGKAFWRVLVGPATSASELDNLIKAIKAEGFSDAYAVAN; this is encoded by the coding sequence ATGCCCTTGCCCAAAGCCGGTGCCAAATCCAGCACAGCCGCCACCGCCAAATCCACCACGCTGGTTGAGCGTGACGTGGAAGCGCCCGACGTGTTTTCGGTCACCGATCAAGGCTTGTGGGATGGCCGCCCCTCCCTTGGCGGTGTCTGGGTTGCGCATCCCGATGTCACCGATCCAGAGCGGGTGATCATCCGCAACGAGGCGAATGGCAAGTTCGTGATTGGCGCGCTTTTCCGCCGGGAACGTGACCTGCCGGGCCCCAAGCTTCAGATTTCGTCTGATGCGGCTGCGGCGCTCGACGTTCTGGCCGGCGCTCCGGCACCGCTGAACGTCACCGCCCTGCGCCGTGAAGAGGCAGACGCGCCCGCCCCGGAAGACACTGCTGTTGAGGGCACCGTTGCCGGCCCTGCCGAGATCACAGAAACAGCGCTTGATCCAATTGCATCCGCAGGTGCCGCGATTGAAGAGGCCGACCCCACCCCCGTGGCCGCCGCGGCAGAAGCAGCACAGCCAGCCGCCCCTGCACCGCGCGCGCCCGCCTCCAATCTGTCAAAACCCTATGTCCAGCTGGGTATTTTCAGCGTTGAAACCAACGCCGAACGCACTGCCAAACAAATGCGCGGCGCAGGTATGGTGCCATCCGTCAGGCGCAGTGAGATCAACGGCAAGGCGTTTTGGCGTGTCCTGGTTGGCCCGGCGACAAGCGCCTCTGAACTTGATAACCTGATCAAAGCGATCAAGGCTGAAGGCTTCTCTGATGCCTACGCCGTTGCAAATTGA
- a CDS encoding MurR/RpiR family transcriptional regulator, whose protein sequence is MPGSEFTIADRIQSGLDNLTRAERQLAHSILENYPASGLGPLSALAKDADVSGPTVLRMVQKLGFKGYPDFQAALREELRAKARNPIAKHDTWTEGAPSGHVLNRITDAVIDNIRHSLAQIEPAAFDDACALISETDRTVYIVGGRISHTIAEYLYLHMQVIRPGVIHVQSTSNTWPHYLLDLEEGDVVVIFDVRRYENNTLKLAEMAHAKGAKIILFTDQWRSPIHALSDICFSSRIVVPSAWDSAVMPMLLIETMISAVQDLCWSDTRTRMEALEDMFDQTKLFRKFT, encoded by the coding sequence TTGCCCGGATCAGAATTTACCATCGCGGACCGCATTCAGAGCGGCTTGGACAATCTGACCCGAGCAGAGCGGCAACTTGCGCATTCGATCCTGGAAAACTACCCCGCCAGCGGGCTTGGGCCGTTGTCCGCGCTGGCCAAGGACGCCGACGTGTCTGGCCCGACAGTGCTGCGCATGGTGCAAAAGCTGGGCTTCAAGGGGTATCCCGATTTTCAGGCCGCGTTACGTGAAGAGTTGCGTGCCAAGGCCAGAAACCCGATTGCCAAACACGACACATGGACAGAAGGCGCCCCATCGGGCCATGTGCTGAACCGGATCACCGATGCGGTCATCGACAACATTCGCCATTCGTTGGCACAGATCGAACCGGCGGCGTTTGACGACGCCTGCGCGCTGATCTCCGAAACCGACCGCACGGTCTATATCGTAGGCGGGCGGATATCCCACACGATTGCTGAATATCTCTATCTGCACATGCAGGTGATCCGCCCCGGCGTCATCCACGTTCAATCGACCTCCAACACCTGGCCGCATTACCTTTTGGACCTTGAGGAAGGCGATGTGGTGGTGATTTTCGACGTGCGGCGGTACGAAAACAACACCCTGAAACTTGCGGAAATGGCGCATGCAAAGGGTGCCAAGATCATCCTTTTTACGGACCAGTGGCGCTCTCCGATCCATGCGCTGTCTGACATCTGTTTCAGCAGCCGCATCGTCGTGCCGTCGGCCTGGGATTCCGCCGTCATGCCGATGCTGCTGATCGAAACGATGATCTCTGCCGTGCAGGACCTGTGCTGGTCTGACACCCGGACCCGAATGGAAGCGTTGGAGGATATGTTCGACCAGACCAAGCTTTTCCGAAAATTCACCTGA
- a CDS encoding N-formylglutamate amidohydrolase yields MTESAHRLSVIEIGGLLVPQISTSEQPVVVTSARGPSDVVLVCEHASAFIPPALNDLGLSERDRQSHAVWDPGALAVAEEMARIMDATLVAGGVSRLVYDCNRPPDAPDAMPDRSERIEVPGNRGLDAAARDRRVATYYLPFRRALADAIAACAKPVIVTVHSFTPNYHGQPRQVEIGILHDSDARLADAMLSIAPQHTQMNTQRNAPYGPVDGVTHTLKEHALPGGHLNVMIELRNDLIATEMQQQQMAGLLSRWISAALENLGQDLHA; encoded by the coding sequence TTGACAGAATCTGCGCACCGCCTGAGTGTTATCGAAATTGGGGGATTATTGGTGCCGCAGATTTCGACATCCGAACAGCCTGTTGTTGTAACGTCCGCACGGGGACCGTCGGACGTTGTGCTGGTCTGCGAACACGCTTCGGCTTTTATTCCGCCCGCATTGAATGACCTCGGATTGTCCGAACGGGACCGGCAAAGCCATGCGGTCTGGGATCCCGGCGCATTGGCCGTGGCAGAAGAGATGGCCCGGATCATGGATGCCACGCTGGTGGCGGGCGGGGTGTCGCGGCTGGTTTATGATTGCAACCGCCCGCCGGACGCGCCGGATGCGATGCCGGACCGCAGCGAACGGATAGAAGTTCCCGGCAACCGGGGGCTGGACGCTGCCGCGCGAGACAGGCGTGTGGCGACGTATTACCTGCCTTTTCGGCGTGCTTTGGCCGATGCGATTGCCGCCTGTGCCAAACCCGTGATCGTGACCGTGCACAGCTTTACCCCCAATTATCACGGTCAGCCCCGTCAGGTTGAAATCGGTATTCTGCACGACAGCGATGCGCGATTGGCCGATGCAATGCTGTCGATTGCGCCGCAGCACACGCAGATGAACACCCAACGCAACGCGCCTTATGGCCCGGTCGATGGCGTGACACATACGTTGAAAGAACATGCGCTGCCGGGGGGGCATCTGAACGTGATGATCGAACTGCGCAATGACCTGATTGCCACAGAAATGCAGCAACAACAGATGGCCGGTTTGCTGTCTCGCTGGATCAGTGCCGCCCTTGAAAATCTGGGTCAGGATTTGCATGCATAG
- a CDS encoding TRAP transporter small permease subunit — protein sequence MHSLARGFIRAVDALNFRLGRIVMYGIFVLMAILLWSSVSKTFFLPSLWTLELAQFAMVAYYILGGPYSIQLGSNVRMDLLYGDWSPRKKAWADLITVLFLIFYLGVMIYGAVGSTAYSLGYWGTEPFSFFGGLITGTEEIGRMETSPSVWRPWMWPIKTVMVIGLFLMLLQCISELLKDVLRLQGEVV from the coding sequence ATGCATAGTCTGGCGCGCGGGTTCATTCGGGCGGTCGATGCCCTTAACTTCCGGCTTGGTCGGATTGTGATGTATGGCATCTTTGTTCTGATGGCGATCCTGCTGTGGTCCTCTGTCAGCAAGACGTTTTTTCTGCCGTCGCTTTGGACGCTGGAGTTGGCTCAGTTCGCGATGGTGGCCTACTACATCCTTGGGGGACCGTACTCGATCCAGCTGGGCTCAAACGTGCGGATGGATCTGTTGTATGGGGATTGGTCGCCGCGCAAAAAAGCATGGGCCGACCTGATCACCGTATTGTTCCTGATTTTCTATCTTGGCGTCATGATTTACGGCGCAGTCGGATCAACGGCCTATTCGCTGGGGTATTGGGGGACAGAGCCGTTTTCGTTCTTTGGCGGGCTGATCACCGGAACCGAAGAAATCGGGCGCATGGAAACCTCGCCGTCGGTCTGGCGGCCATGGATGTGGCCGATCAAGACAGTCATGGTCATTGGTCTGTTCCTGATGCTGTTGCAGTGCATTTCCGAACTGCTCAAGGATGTGCTCCGGCTTCAGGGTGAGGTGGTCTGA